One window from the genome of Aquabacterium sp. A3 encodes:
- a CDS encoding OmpH family outer membrane protein → MRAFRKILLVLGLALSLCGVVPAQELKIGYVNLDRVLRDASPAKVAHAKLETEFLRRDKELVDAEARLKTVSDRFEKDSPTLSESERLKRQRELLEQGRELQRKRRETQEYMNQRKNEELAALIDRANVVVRQIFEQEKYDLILQEAVFVSAKVDITDKVIRAMNAAQSK, encoded by the coding sequence ATGCGTGCATTCCGCAAGATTCTGCTCGTCCTGGGTCTCGCATTGTCCCTGTGCGGGGTGGTTCCTGCGCAGGAGCTGAAGATCGGCTATGTGAACCTCGACAGGGTGTTGCGCGATGCATCGCCGGCCAAGGTCGCTCACGCCAAGCTGGAGACCGAGTTTCTGCGCCGCGACAAGGAGCTGGTCGATGCCGAGGCCCGACTCAAGACCGTGTCCGACCGTTTTGAGAAGGACTCGCCGACCCTCAGCGAGTCTGAGCGACTCAAGCGGCAACGTGAGTTGCTGGAGCAAGGCCGAGAGCTGCAGCGCAAGCGTCGCGAAACCCAGGAATACATGAACCAGCGCAAGAATGAAGAGCTTGCCGCCTTGATCGATCGTGCCAATGTGGTGGTTCGGCAAATCTTCGAGCAAGAGAAGTACGACCTGATCCTGCAGGAGGCGGTGTTCGTCAGCGCCAAGGTGGACATCACCGACAAGGTGATCCGCGCGATGAATGCTGCGCAAAGCAAGTGA
- the lpxD gene encoding UDP-3-O-(3-hydroxymyristoyl)glucosamine N-acyltransferase yields the protein MAEPSLEPARLGELVAALGGELVGDPAVLIASIAPLESAGPEAISFLSSAKYRSQLAVTRAACVIVAEALREEAAQRGAAIVTDDPYLYFARLTQWWAARCRPRPSAGIHPSAVVHASAVLGAGVSVGPLAVIEAGAIVEDDVVIGPHSVVGARARIGSGTRLAAHVTIGFDCVVGSRCIFHSGVVVGADGFGFAPHQGTWVKIEQLGAVRIGNDVELGANTCVDRGALDDTVIEDGVKLDNLVQIAHNVHIGEHSAMAGCVGVAGSARIGKHCTVGGAGMILGHLTLADHVHVSSGTLISRSVLKPGLYSGAFPFDDNASWEKNAATLRQLHALRDRIRALEKEVKK from the coding sequence GTGGCTGAGCCGTCCCTGGAGCCCGCCCGTCTGGGCGAGTTGGTGGCGGCCCTGGGGGGCGAGCTGGTGGGCGATCCTGCCGTGCTCATCGCGTCCATCGCGCCGCTGGAGAGCGCTGGCCCCGAGGCCATCAGTTTTCTGTCCAGCGCCAAGTATCGGTCTCAACTGGCCGTGACGCGCGCTGCGTGCGTCATCGTGGCCGAGGCCTTGCGTGAAGAAGCCGCCCAACGCGGCGCAGCCATCGTCACCGACGATCCGTATCTGTACTTCGCCCGATTGACCCAGTGGTGGGCGGCGCGATGTCGTCCCCGTCCGTCTGCAGGCATCCACCCCTCAGCGGTGGTGCATGCATCGGCCGTGCTGGGGGCAGGGGTGTCGGTGGGCCCCCTGGCGGTCATCGAAGCTGGGGCCATCGTCGAAGACGACGTGGTCATCGGGCCGCACAGCGTGGTGGGGGCGAGGGCGCGCATCGGGTCAGGCACACGCCTGGCGGCCCATGTCACCATCGGTTTTGATTGCGTGGTGGGCAGCCGCTGCATTTTCCACAGCGGGGTGGTTGTGGGGGCGGATGGCTTTGGCTTTGCGCCGCACCAGGGTACCTGGGTCAAGATTGAGCAGTTGGGTGCCGTGCGCATTGGCAACGACGTGGAATTGGGTGCCAACACCTGCGTGGACCGTGGCGCGCTGGACGACACCGTGATCGAAGACGGCGTGAAGCTCGACAACCTTGTGCAGATTGCGCACAACGTTCACATTGGCGAACATTCGGCCATGGCAGGCTGTGTGGGAGTGGCCGGCAGTGCACGCATCGGCAAACATTGCACCGTGGGCGGTGCCGGCATGATCCTGGGGCATTTGACGCTGGCCGATCATGTTCATGTCTCATCCGGTACCTTGATTTCGCGCTCGGTGCTCAAGCCGGGTTTGTACAGCGGGGCCTTCCCCTTTGACGACAATGCCTCATGGGAAAAGAATGCGGCCACCTTGCGCCAGCTTCATGCGCTGCGCGACCGCATCCGGGCCCTTGAGAAAGAAGTGAAGAAGTAA
- the fabZ gene encoding 3-hydroxyacyl-ACP dehydratase FabZ encodes MDIHKILAKLPHRYPFLLVDRVLEVVPDVRIRALKNVTINEPFFQGHFPNRPVMPGVLMLEALAQAAALLAFESMGKGVDENSVYYFVGIDGARFKRPVEPGDQLFLDVQMDRNKAGIYKFNAQALVGEELAVSAQLMCTVRKVS; translated from the coding sequence ATGGACATCCACAAGATTCTGGCCAAGTTGCCGCACCGCTATCCTTTCCTGCTGGTCGATCGGGTGCTGGAAGTCGTGCCTGACGTGCGCATTCGGGCGCTCAAGAACGTCACCATCAACGAGCCGTTTTTCCAGGGGCACTTCCCCAACCGCCCGGTGATGCCGGGTGTGTTGATGCTGGAGGCCCTGGCCCAGGCCGCCGCTCTGCTGGCGTTCGAGTCCATGGGTAAGGGTGTGGATGAAAACTCGGTGTACTACTTTGTGGGCATCGATGGTGCACGGTTCAAGCGCCCTGTGGAGCCTGGCGATCAGCTGTTCCTGGACGTCCAGATGGACCGGAACAAGGCGGGCATTTACAAGTTCAATGCCCAGGCGCTCGTGGGCGAAGAGCTGGCGGTGTCTGCCCAGTTGATGTGCACCGTGCGCAAGGTGAGCTGA